One genomic segment of Hymenobacter psoromatis includes these proteins:
- a CDS encoding DNA primase family protein has protein sequence MHIHVMLNGIPRPEYAINHIHHQNLASNSGQTNSLLSLPALFAEVDRLSDKPAAVPHDEVLRNLLEQVQAVDFRVLAKLDDEKDKIQTQHYVVLVIQEMLTLAQRNNWGLCRRQGFLYSYNGAYWQHLEQASLRTFLKEVAERLGVSVLNARYYGFGEHLYKQFLDTATVPTPSRRSRSTVLINLLNGTYEISDKKQSLRPFAAADFLTHQLSFAYSPEATAPRWKSFLDRVVPDISSQQVLAEYLGYLFVGSSKLKLEKVLLLHGGGANGKSVFFEVVTALLGEENVSHYSLNSLSKEPAYRASLATKLVNYASELSRGLEADTFKQLVSGEPIEARLLYGQPFILHDYAKLIFNTNELPKEIEHTHAFFRRFLIIPFSVTIPEAEQDKTLATKIIKEELAGVFVWILEGLRRLLAQQGFTDCEAARQELDLYKLQSDTVRLFLEEREYVASPDLSKPTQDVYQDYRQFCLDYGHRYPVARGKFVNRLHEAAGIVESRRNSGKVLFLARTI, from the coding sequence ATGCACATACACGTCATGCTTAACGGAATACCACGTCCTGAATACGCTATCAATCACATACATCATCAAAATTTAGCTTCTAACTCAGGACAAACCAACTCTCTGCTGTCCCTACCCGCACTATTTGCAGAAGTTGACCGCTTATCTGATAAACCTGCCGCAGTGCCGCACGATGAGGTTTTGAGGAACCTGTTGGAGCAAGTGCAAGCAGTTGACTTTCGTGTGTTAGCCAAACTTGATGATGAGAAGGACAAGATACAGACTCAACACTACGTTGTTCTGGTAATTCAGGAGATGTTGACGCTTGCTCAAAGAAACAATTGGGGCTTGTGCAGACGCCAGGGCTTTCTATACAGCTATAATGGAGCGTACTGGCAGCATCTTGAGCAAGCGAGCCTGCGCACGTTTTTGAAAGAAGTTGCGGAGCGCTTGGGGGTTTCTGTTCTGAATGCCAGGTATTATGGCTTCGGCGAACATCTCTACAAGCAGTTTCTGGATACCGCAACAGTACCTACGCCTTCGCGCAGGAGTCGTTCAACGGTGCTAATTAACTTGCTTAATGGTACTTATGAAATTAGTGATAAGAAACAGTCACTACGACCATTTGCGGCTGCTGACTTTCTTACGCACCAACTATCCTTTGCTTATTCTCCCGAAGCTACAGCTCCGCGATGGAAATCATTTCTCGATAGAGTAGTTCCTGACATATCTAGTCAGCAGGTATTGGCTGAGTATCTAGGCTACCTATTCGTAGGCTCGTCCAAGCTGAAGTTGGAAAAAGTACTGCTGCTACACGGTGGCGGAGCTAATGGCAAATCGGTATTTTTTGAGGTCGTAACAGCCTTATTAGGAGAGGAAAACGTTAGTCATTACTCCCTTAACTCACTTAGTAAAGAACCAGCTTATCGCGCAAGTTTAGCTACTAAACTCGTGAATTATGCCAGTGAGTTGAGTCGTGGATTGGAAGCTGACACCTTTAAACAGTTGGTCTCAGGAGAACCTATAGAAGCTAGGCTACTTTATGGTCAACCGTTTATACTACATGATTACGCGAAGCTCATCTTTAACACGAATGAGCTACCCAAGGAAATCGAGCACACGCATGCTTTTTTTCGGCGCTTTCTAATAATACCGTTCAGTGTGACAATTCCTGAAGCTGAGCAGGATAAAACACTGGCTACCAAAATCATCAAGGAAGAGTTGGCTGGTGTGTTCGTATGGATACTGGAAGGCCTGCGCCGGCTGCTAGCACAGCAGGGGTTTACTGATTGTGAAGCAGCTCGCCAAGAGCTGGACCTGTACAAACTACAGTCTGACACAGTCCGCTTGTTTTTAGAGGAACGCGAGTATGTGGCCAGCCCTGATCTATCCAAACCAACGCAAGACGTTTACCAAGATTATCGACAGTTCTGCCTTGATTATGGCCACCGCTACCCCGTAGCTCGCGGCAAATTTGTGAATCGCTTACACGAGGCGGCCGGCATAGTGGAGAGCCGACGTAATAGTGGCAAAGTACTATTCCTAGCTCGGACTATCTGA
- a CDS encoding DUF6371 domain-containing protein, with product MKRYRYEFVPYTGRKSHGICPGCERPHCYSRYVDTHTGELQPERYGKCNHKVSCNYFVSPYHIGASGISFATQLYLERKLGKSRSPGIPSIPRHVRPAPIKTVCIPQSVYQQSMRRYEDNAFAKLLQQHFGCDTEQELLRKFHVGTSRYWPDACVFWLIDERGRVRAGQVVQFDESGRTVKAPERRTRWVHTAMTHRLRNSKSALPDWLIEYNSSKGNCAHLYGLFQLATAPASYPIAIVESPKAMIIASVYFPQFIWMATLGLGNLTAERLEPLRGRRIVLWPDVGGYNHWQAKAAALSKLGFTIQVSDLLEKKAVDEQGLDLADVLLREWVGYPPSWDEKEL from the coding sequence ATGAAACGATACCGCTACGAATTCGTGCCTTACACTGGGCGCAAATCACATGGTATTTGCCCGGGCTGCGAGCGGCCACACTGCTACTCGCGCTACGTGGATACCCACACAGGAGAACTACAGCCTGAGCGCTATGGCAAGTGCAACCACAAAGTGAGTTGCAACTATTTCGTGAGTCCATACCATATCGGAGCAAGCGGCATCAGCTTTGCCACACAATTATATCTGGAACGAAAGCTCGGCAAATCGCGCTCGCCCGGCATTCCATCAATTCCTCGCCATGTGCGACCGGCCCCCATCAAGACTGTGTGCATACCACAGTCCGTTTATCAACAGTCGATGCGTAGGTATGAGGATAACGCGTTTGCTAAGCTACTACAACAACATTTTGGCTGCGATACGGAGCAGGAATTGCTGCGCAAGTTTCACGTGGGCACATCCAGGTACTGGCCTGATGCTTGTGTGTTCTGGCTGATAGATGAGCGCGGGCGCGTACGCGCTGGCCAGGTAGTACAATTTGATGAAAGCGGCCGCACTGTTAAGGCTCCTGAACGTCGTACCAGATGGGTGCATACGGCGATGACTCACCGTCTGCGAAACAGCAAAAGTGCTTTGCCAGACTGGTTGATTGAATATAATAGTAGCAAAGGCAACTGTGCTCATTTGTATGGGCTGTTTCAGTTAGCCACAGCCCCTGCCTCCTATCCGATAGCAATAGTGGAAAGTCCTAAGGCAATGATTATTGCGAGCGTATATTTTCCGCAATTCATCTGGATGGCTACTTTGGGATTAGGTAATCTAACTGCCGAACGGCTTGAACCACTACGGGGGCGTCGCATCGTGTTGTGGCCCGATGTTGGCGGCTACAACCACTGGCAGGCCAAAGCGGCTGCCTTGAGCAAATTGGGCTTTACCATTCAGGTATCTGATTTGCTGGAAAAGAAGGCAGTAGATGAGCAAGGGCTTGACTTAGCAGATGTGCTACTGCGGGAGTGGGTGGGATACCCACCTAGCTGGGATGAGAAGGAGTTATAG
- a CDS encoding excisionase family DNA-binding protein, translating to MVRFDLATGTIIFEDPAMTARILENEQRVRLSAEAEQLALSAIYRLHGKADPSRLYGGLLTLRLACSERTAYQLLRDGHIHFTCVGAKNYRITEAAVRRYLGDAA from the coding sequence ATGGTACGCTTTGACTTAGCCACTGGTACAATAATTTTTGAAGACCCAGCGATGACAGCGCGCATCCTCGAAAATGAGCAACGAGTTAGGTTATCTGCTGAAGCAGAACAACTTGCACTCTCTGCTATCTATCGCTTACACGGTAAAGCTGACCCTTCAAGGCTATACGGCGGGCTACTAACACTACGCCTTGCTTGCTCAGAACGTACTGCTTATCAACTACTTCGCGATGGGCACATCCACTTTACGTGCGTAGGTGCCAAGAATTACAGAATAACAGAGGCCGCTGTACGCCGGTATCTAGGCGACGCCGCATAG